The genomic window GTTGCGATGCTGAACGGTGCAACTGTGGCAATACTCATCGGCATTGCTGCGGGTGTCTTGTTCGGACCAGAGATGGGGGTGGTGATCGCCCTTGCGATGGTCATCAATATCGCGGTGTCCGGGCTTGCGGGCGTACTGGTCCCCGTCGCGTTTGAGCGTATGGGCCAAGACCCCGCCGTCGCCTCAAGCGTATTTGTCACCATGATCACCGATTCCATGGGCTTTTTCGCCTTTCTCGGCCTTGCGGTTGTGGCTGGATTGGCTCCGCTCTCTTGAGCCTGCGCACCCATGCCCTAGATTAGGATCATGCCCCTACACCTCACAAAGATCGCTTACGGCGCGCAAAGCTATGCCGAGCTTGAAAGCTGGTATCGCGGCGGCCGCGCGCCTTACCTCACGACCAAATATCGCCCGACCAAGTGGGAGCAGTGCATCGGCGGCTCGCTTTATTGGATACATCAGCACTCCATTGTTGCGCGGTCGGAAATCCTCGGCTTTTCGCAAACCGACAGCGGGCGGTGGCTGATTGAGCTTAAACCGGAATTGGTGCGCGTACAGCCGCGCCCCAAGCGTGCGCACCAAGGCTGGCGCTATCTCAAGGGCGAGCCACCACGCGACCTTGCCGAAGGCGAAGACATTGGCGATGCGCTTCCAGGAAAGCTTGCCGCTAAACTGGAGAAGCTGGGCCTGGTTTAGTCTGTGCCACTTGGCCCGTGCGTTCAGGGGGCGGGAGGCGACAAATTGATGAATTCGCCTTCCTCTTCCTTGCCCATGGCCTCGTCAATCGCACTGAAGGTTTGGCCGGTCGCATTTCCCAGCGATGAAAGGGCCTGCATGGCGACAATGCCCACAAGAGCGGCCAAAAGACCATATTCGATTGCCGTTGCGCCGCGCTGATCGCGAAGCAGATAAGAAAGGGTTCGGGGTGCTGCTTTGAGC from Erythrobacter sp. SCSIO 43205 includes these protein-coding regions:
- a CDS encoding DUF1489 family protein is translated as MPLHLTKIAYGAQSYAELESWYRGGRAPYLTTKYRPTKWEQCIGGSLYWIHQHSIVARSEILGFSQTDSGRWLIELKPELVRVQPRPKRAHQGWRYLKGEPPRDLAEGEDIGDALPGKLAAKLEKLGLV
- a CDS encoding Flp family type IVb pilin; this translates as MTHQLLAKLKAAPRTLSYLLRDQRGATAIEYGLLAALVGIVAMQALSSLGNATGQTFSAIDEAMGKEEEGEFINLSPPAP